Proteins co-encoded in one Meiothermus sp. genomic window:
- a CDS encoding DUF3467 domain-containing protein: MSEVSQVPELRVDIDRETALGKYANFAIFSHQKNEFYLDFALMQPGGQPNQVVAVVTSRIITSPQHAKALLRSLAENIQRYEETYGVIPEAMDTSKA; the protein is encoded by the coding sequence GTGAGTGAAGTTTCACAGGTACCCGAGCTGCGCGTAGACATCGATCGCGAAACCGCCCTTGGCAAATATGCCAACTTTGCCATTTTCTCCCATCAAAAAAACGAGTTCTACCTCGACTTTGCCCTGATGCAGCCCGGCGGACAGCCCAATCAGGTGGTGGCGGTGGTGACCAGCCGGATTATCACCAGCCCCCAGCACGCCAAGGCCCTGCTGCGCAGTCTGGCCGAAAACATCCAGCGTTACGAGGAGACCTACGGGGTCATCCCCGAGGCCATGGACACCTCCAAAGCCTAG
- a CDS encoding S9 family peptidase, whose amino-acid sequence MTTDLLYQLRFLSDLTEGPAGKPLFVYTDIERPEKDPPRYRSRLATWDGGLRLLTQGEAKAPFWRGDYIYFTRKVDKASQLFRLPLSGGEAEQVTQFKAGIEGYKVSPDGRRIALLTRGEYEPPKPDAPRIYETWPVKFDGRGLLPGQPRELWLWENGQAKPLVKLAQDVEEVVWDLAGTGLYFTASSTPQERWGWIQRAYHVGLDGQINELFGGVGPIVGLEPTPDGGLVYLAHAWERGGGTEHKLHYRSVDGQVRVLAQGSFLNSVNSDVRIGAGTQTPRMGPDGRIYVVVTQEGSARLLAVTLEGQAEFVSPAEASILGFSFCANKLYTLSENFTRGACLAQQGTVLFDPNADALPILPVPLEVRYKAPEGHTVQGWVLLPEGDGPHPLILYIHGGPHTAFGNALMLQLQLFRAAGFAVAYCNPRGSTGYGQDYTDLARRWGEIDEQDLLGFLDHVLGQFPLDSNRVAVAGGSYGGYMTNWLTARHPERFRAAVTDRSICNWTSFYGAADIGPRFTYLQLGAKPWENPEVLWQKSPLSLAHQVQTPTLVVHSEQDHRCPIDQGETWYTVLLQKGVPTRFFRVPEEGHELSRSGRPDRRIARLEAYLEWFKKHL is encoded by the coding sequence GTGACAACCGACCTGCTCTATCAACTCCGTTTTCTGTCCGACCTGACCGAAGGCCCCGCCGGTAAGCCGCTCTTCGTCTATACCGATATCGAGCGGCCCGAAAAAGACCCGCCCCGCTACCGCAGCCGCCTGGCTACCTGGGACGGCGGATTGCGCCTTCTAACCCAGGGCGAGGCCAAAGCGCCGTTCTGGCGCGGTGATTACATCTACTTCACCCGCAAGGTGGACAAGGCCAGCCAGCTTTTTCGCCTGCCCCTGTCGGGCGGCGAGGCCGAACAGGTGACCCAGTTCAAAGCTGGTATCGAGGGCTATAAGGTAAGCCCGGATGGCCGCCGGATTGCCTTGCTGACTCGAGGGGAGTACGAGCCGCCCAAACCCGACGCGCCCCGCATCTACGAGACCTGGCCGGTCAAGTTCGATGGCAGGGGCCTGCTGCCGGGGCAGCCCAGGGAGCTCTGGCTGTGGGAAAACGGACAGGCCAAACCCCTGGTCAAGCTGGCTCAGGACGTGGAGGAAGTGGTGTGGGATCTGGCGGGCACGGGGCTGTATTTTACGGCCTCGAGCACGCCGCAGGAGCGCTGGGGCTGGATCCAGCGGGCCTACCACGTGGGTTTGGACGGCCAGATCAACGAACTGTTTGGGGGCGTGGGGCCCATCGTCGGCCTGGAACCCACCCCCGACGGCGGCCTGGTCTACCTGGCCCACGCCTGGGAGCGGGGGGGTGGCACGGAACACAAGCTCCACTACCGCAGCGTGGATGGGCAGGTGCGTGTGCTGGCCCAGGGTTCTTTTTTGAACTCGGTCAACTCGGATGTGCGCATCGGCGCGGGAACCCAGACCCCCAGGATGGGGCCCGATGGGCGGATTTATGTGGTGGTCACCCAGGAGGGGTCGGCCCGTCTCTTGGCGGTGACGCTCGAGGGCCAGGCTGAGTTCGTCAGCCCAGCAGAGGCTAGCATTCTGGGCTTCTCCTTTTGCGCTAACAAGCTCTACACCCTTTCGGAAAACTTTACCCGTGGGGCTTGCCTGGCCCAGCAGGGAACGGTGCTCTTCGACCCCAACGCCGATGCGCTGCCCATCCTGCCCGTCCCCCTCGAGGTGCGCTACAAGGCCCCGGAAGGCCATACCGTGCAGGGCTGGGTGCTGCTTCCGGAAGGCGACGGCCCCCATCCGCTGATTCTGTACATCCACGGGGGCCCCCACACAGCCTTCGGCAACGCACTGATGCTCCAGCTCCAGCTCTTCCGCGCCGCCGGGTTTGCGGTGGCCTACTGCAACCCCCGGGGCTCCACCGGCTACGGGCAGGACTATACCGACCTGGCCCGGCGCTGGGGCGAAATTGACGAGCAAGACCTGCTGGGCTTTTTAGACCACGTGCTGGGCCAGTTTCCCCTGGATTCTAACCGTGTTGCGGTGGCCGGGGGGTCGTATGGGGGTTACATGACTAACTGGCTCACCGCCCGCCACCCCGAACGCTTCAGGGCCGCTGTTACCGACCGCAGCATCTGCAACTGGACGAGCTTTTACGGTGCTGCCGATATTGGGCCGCGCTTTACTTACCTACAGCTTGGGGCTAAACCCTGGGAGAACCCCGAGGTGCTGTGGCAAAAAAGCCCGCTCTCGCTGGCCCACCAGGTACAAACTCCCACTCTGGTGGTGCACTCCGAGCAAGACCATCGCTGCCCCATAGATCAGGGCGAAACCTGGTACACCGTGCTTCTGCAAAAGGGCGTGCCCACCCGGTTCTTCAGGGTTCCCGAGGAGGGACACGAACTGAGCCGCTCAGGACGGCCCGACCGCCGCATCGCCCGGCTGGAGGCCTACCTGGAGTGGTTTAAGAAGCATCTGTGA
- a CDS encoding roadblock/LC7 domain-containing protein: MKMLETLVPLGVRQVVLASQDGLVIESVGKGTPEPELLAAELATLARASRTLAHGLGGELRRFTLATEHREVLVVVFNGYCLGAVVEKGADRRNIGLELSRLAMRLAQTI, from the coding sequence ATGAAAATGCTCGAGACCCTAGTACCGCTGGGTGTGCGTCAGGTCGTGTTGGCCAGCCAGGATGGTTTGGTCATCGAAAGCGTTGGCAAAGGCACGCCGGAACCCGAGTTGCTGGCTGCTGAGCTAGCCACCCTGGCTCGAGCCAGTCGCACCCTTGCCCATGGCCTGGGCGGTGAACTCCGGCGCTTCACCCTCGCTACCGAACACCGGGAGGTGCTGGTTGTGGTATTCAATGGCTACTGCCTGGGGGCTGTAGTTGAGAAAGGTGCCGATCGTAGAAATATCGGGCTCGAGCTTTCCCGTCTGGCCATGCGCCTGGCACAAACCATTTAG
- a CDS encoding ABC transporter ATP-binding protein encodes MDEKRLVDVKDLKVHFFTDDGVVKAVDGVSFHIDKGETLAVVGESGSGKSVTSLAMMRLIPNPPGKIVGGQMLFRGKDGKVRDLVKEDEATMRKIRGNDIAMIFQEPMTSLNPVYTVGDQIAEAIVLHQGKSKKEALEQAAEMLDLVGIPEPKKRLANYPHQMSGGMRQRVMIAMALSCNPSLLIADEPTTALDVTIQAQILELMKKLQEEIGMSILFITHNLGVVAEMADRVVVMYAGRAVEEADVVPTFKKPLHPYTMGLLNSVPRLDLAATHQQRLEAIPGNVPNPLNLPPGCAFHPRCKFFKPGLCDTETPVLQDAGEGHMVRCVRWAEIQKGEAVGA; translated from the coding sequence ATGGACGAGAAACGGCTGGTGGATGTAAAAGACCTCAAGGTTCACTTCTTTACCGACGACGGCGTGGTCAAAGCCGTGGATGGGGTGTCCTTTCACATTGACAAAGGCGAGACCCTGGCGGTGGTAGGGGAGTCGGGCTCGGGCAAATCGGTCACGAGCCTGGCCATGATGCGCCTGATTCCCAACCCACCGGGCAAGATTGTGGGCGGGCAGATGCTCTTCCGGGGCAAAGATGGCAAGGTGCGCGACCTGGTCAAAGAAGACGAGGCCACCATGCGCAAGATTCGTGGCAACGACATCGCCATGATCTTTCAGGAGCCCATGACCAGCCTCAACCCGGTCTATACGGTGGGCGATCAGATTGCCGAGGCCATCGTGCTGCACCAGGGTAAAAGCAAAAAGGAGGCGCTCGAGCAGGCCGCCGAGATGCTCGACCTGGTGGGCATCCCCGAACCCAAAAAGCGCCTGGCCAACTACCCCCACCAGATGTCGGGGGGTATGCGCCAGCGGGTGATGATCGCCATGGCGCTGTCCTGTAACCCTTCGCTCCTCATCGCCGACGAGCCCACCACCGCCCTGGACGTGACCATCCAGGCCCAGATTCTGGAGCTCATGAAAAAACTCCAGGAGGAGATCGGCATGAGCATCCTGTTCATTACCCACAACCTGGGCGTGGTGGCCGAGATGGCCGACCGGGTGGTGGTGATGTACGCAGGTCGGGCCGTCGAGGAAGCCGATGTGGTGCCCACCTTCAAGAAGCCCCTGCACCCCTACACCATGGGCCTCTTAAACTCGGTGCCCCGGCTCGATCTGGCGGCCACACACCAGCAGCGCCTGGAGGCCATCCCGGGCAACGTACCCAACCCGCTCAACCTGCCCCCGGGCTGTGCCTTCCACCCGCGCTGCAAGTTCTTCAAACCGGGGTTGTGCGACACCGAGACTCCCGTGCTGCAGGATGCTGGAGAGGGACATATGGTGCGCTGCGTGCGCTGGGCTGAGATTCAAAAAGGCGAGGCGGTGGGAGCATGA
- a CDS encoding ABC transporter ATP-binding protein, whose protein sequence is MSVATPETTTTNLVEVKNLKKWFPIRGGILSRVVANVKAVNDVSFAVKKGEVVGLVGESGSGKTTVGRTILRLIEPTDGSIYFDGQDITHLPKNQLRAYRRKMQIIFQDPFASLNPRMTVGDIIAEPLVIHNLEGSAQARNERVAELLQLVGLNPDHVRRYPHEFSGGQRQRIGIARALAVRPEFIVADEPVSALDVSIQAQVVNLLQDLKEQLGLTILFIAHDLAVVEYISDRVAVMYLGKIMELAPSRDLYLKPRHPYTEALLSAIPTPDPTIKRERIVLQGDIPSPINPPSGCVFRTRCRYAIAECANTVPELKEVAPGHFKACIRDDIPGLS, encoded by the coding sequence ATGAGCGTGGCTACACCTGAAACCACCACAACCAATCTAGTTGAGGTCAAAAACCTCAAAAAGTGGTTCCCCATCCGGGGCGGAATTCTGTCTCGAGTGGTCGCGAACGTAAAAGCCGTCAACGATGTGAGCTTTGCGGTTAAGAAGGGCGAGGTGGTGGGGCTGGTAGGCGAGTCCGGCTCGGGCAAGACCACCGTGGGCCGCACCATTCTGCGCCTGATCGAACCCACCGACGGCAGCATTTACTTCGACGGGCAGGACATCACCCACCTACCCAAAAACCAGCTACGGGCCTACCGGCGCAAGATGCAGATCATCTTCCAGGACCCCTTCGCCTCGCTTAACCCGCGCATGACCGTGGGGGACATCATCGCCGAGCCGCTGGTGATCCACAACCTGGAAGGCTCGGCCCAGGCCCGCAACGAGCGCGTCGCCGAGCTTTTGCAACTGGTGGGCCTCAACCCCGACCACGTGCGGCGCTACCCCCACGAATTCTCCGGTGGGCAGCGGCAGCGCATCGGTATCGCCCGCGCCCTGGCGGTGCGCCCCGAGTTCATCGTGGCCGACGAGCCGGTCTCGGCGCTGGACGTCTCCATTCAGGCCCAGGTGGTCAACCTGCTGCAAGACCTCAAGGAGCAGCTTGGCCTGACCATTCTGTTTATCGCGCACGACCTGGCGGTGGTGGAGTACATCTCCGACCGGGTGGCGGTGATGTACCTGGGCAAGATCATGGAGCTGGCCCCCTCCCGCGACCTCTACCTCAAGCCGCGCCACCCCTACACCGAGGCCCTGCTCTCGGCCATCCCCACCCCCGACCCCACCATCAAGCGCGAGCGCATTGTGCTGCAGGGCGATATCCCCAGCCCCATCAACCCCCCTTCGGGCTGCGTCTTCCGCACCCGCTGCCGCTACGCCATCGCCGAGTGCGCCAACACCGTGCCAGAGCTTAAGGAAGTCGCCCCCGGCCACTTCAAGGCCTGCATCCGCGACGATATTCCCGGCCTGAGCTAA
- a CDS encoding roadblock/LC7 domain-containing protein, with amino-acid sequence MVQEVIRELQATQGVVASALVAEDGFVVESLRTEQAPDIDFLGSAASTALASARALSQELERGEVEEVMVEYPEGPVLLVPLEGGYLLVVLIDSMQSLGRVRFQLKKSIPRLQEALS; translated from the coding sequence ATGGTTCAAGAAGTAATTCGAGAGCTACAAGCAACCCAGGGGGTAGTGGCCTCGGCGCTTGTTGCCGAGGACGGGTTTGTGGTGGAAAGCCTACGCACCGAACAGGCCCCGGACATAGATTTTCTGGGTAGCGCGGCTTCTACCGCTTTAGCTTCTGCCAGGGCATTGTCGCAGGAGCTCGAGCGCGGCGAGGTAGAAGAAGTCATGGTAGAGTACCCCGAGGGGCCAGTTTTGCTGGTTCCGCTCGAGGGTGGATACCTGCTGGTTGTGCTGATAGACTCCATGCAAAGCCTGGGTCGAGTACGCTTCCAGCTCAAAAAAAGTATTCCACGCCTCCAGGAGGCTTTATCGTGA
- a CDS encoding YbaB/EbfC family nucleoid-associated protein — translation MNIQKLMKEAQKAQRKAAEVQERLGQMTVVGSAGGGLVEITANGHGQIQGVKLRPEAVDKDDLEALEDLLLVAIQDAQKKAHDLSEKEMSRELGGIGNMLGNMF, via the coding sequence CCAGAAGGCCCAGCGAAAAGCAGCAGAGGTTCAGGAGCGCCTGGGGCAGATGACGGTAGTAGGCAGCGCAGGCGGGGGCTTGGTAGAGATCACCGCCAACGGGCATGGGCAGATTCAAGGTGTCAAGCTCAGGCCCGAGGCCGTGGATAAGGACGACCTCGAGGCCCTGGAAGACTTGCTCTTGGTGGCTATTCAGGATGCCCAGAAAAAAGCCCACGACCTTTCGGAAAAAGAGATGAGCCGCGAGCTGGGCGGCATTGGTAATATGCTGGGCAACATGTTCTAA
- the recR gene encoding recombination mediator RecR gives MRYPERLLKLVRALAGLPGVGPKSAQKLGLFLVQNPDVAAELQSSLQAAQALHPCPRCGNLAESELCPICGDPERDTSVICVVETISDLMAIERSGEYNGLYHVLGGALNPLEGVGPEQLNLEKLFARLEGVREVILATGMTVEGEATAGYLAERLNQQNIRSTRLAYGLPVGGSLEYADEVTLARALENRRGYQ, from the coding sequence ATGCGCTATCCTGAAAGGCTCCTCAAGCTCGTTCGCGCCCTGGCAGGTCTGCCGGGGGTGGGGCCTAAGAGCGCACAAAAGCTAGGACTATTCTTGGTACAAAACCCCGATGTGGCGGCGGAGCTACAAAGCAGCCTGCAGGCTGCACAAGCCCTGCACCCCTGCCCACGGTGTGGCAATCTGGCCGAGAGCGAATTGTGCCCCATCTGCGGCGACCCCGAGCGGGATACATCGGTAATCTGCGTGGTTGAGACCATCTCGGATCTGATGGCTATCGAGCGCAGCGGCGAGTACAATGGCCTATATCATGTGCTGGGCGGGGCCTTGAATCCCTTGGAGGGCGTCGGGCCAGAGCAGCTTAATCTGGAAAAACTTTTTGCTCGCCTGGAAGGTGTTCGTGAGGTGATCCTGGCAACAGGAATGACCGTCGAGGGTGAGGCCACTGCAGGTTACCTGGCCGAACGCTTGAATCAGCAAAATATTCGCTCGACCCGGCTCGCTTACGGCCTGCCGGTAGGGGGCAGCCTCGAGTACGCCGACGAAGTTACCCTGGCTAGGGCGCTGGAGAACCGGCGCGGATATCAGTAA